Proteins encoded together in one Cicer arietinum cultivar CDC Frontier isolate Library 1 chromosome 4, Cicar.CDCFrontier_v2.0, whole genome shotgun sequence window:
- the LOC101492181 gene encoding cellulose synthase A catalytic subunit 4 [UDP-forming], translated as MASKALTTGSHSRNGHRFSHCDSDEENRDYNQQKWKHNDQALSSAGSVASKDFEEQKEFDYNEEKGKGKQEKRSLMSNDIGEDDYLLAESRQPLWRKIPIASSLINPYRIVIVTRLVVLVFFFHFRITTPVHDAYALWIISVVCEIWLSLSWIVDQFPKWFPMTRETYLERLSMRLEREGKPNLLAPIDVFVTTADPLKEPPIITANTVLSILSVDYPVNKVSCYVSDDSASMLLFDTLTKTSQFARTWVPFCNKYNIEPRAPESYFSQKVDYLKDKVHPTFVKDRRAMKREYEEFKVKINVLVAKAQKKPEEGWVLQDGTPWPGNNTDNHPGMIQVCLGSSGALDNKGKELPRLVYVSREKCSGYQHHRKAGAMNALLRVSAVLSNAPFVLNLDCDQYINNSKALREAMCFLMDPLLGKKVAYVQFPRRFDGIDCNDRYANHNTVFFDINMKCLDGIQGPVYVGTGCVFNRQALYGYKPLSDKRRKTSFCCWPLCCCCCSGDSPSAFDGEESDDELENCNEQEESSFMSLKIFERKFGESPVFIASALMEDGGLPKGTNTQILMKEAIHVISIGYEEKTEWGKEIGWLYGSVTEDILTGFNMHCRGWKSVYCMPKRAAFKGSAPINLSDRLHQVLKWALGSTQIFFSGYCPLWYGYSGKLKWLQRLAYMNTIVYPFTSIPLLVYCTIPAICLLTGKFILPTLTNLASIWLMALFISIILTCVLELRWSKVSIHDWWRNEQFWVIGGVSAHLFAVFQGLLKVAGLDANFTVRTKSADGDEFGQLYLFKWTTLLIPPTSIVILNMVGIVAGVSEAINKGYDSWGLLFGKVFFSFWVIVHLYPFLKGLMGRQNRTPVIVILWATLLALIFSMIWVQIDIFLPKHKGPVLQQCGVEC; from the exons ATGGCTTCAAAAGCCTTAACCACTGGTTCTCACTCCCGAAACGGACACCGTTTTTCACACTGCGACTCGGATGAG GAAAATAGAGACTACAATCAGCAGAAGTGGAAACACAATGATCAAGCTTTATCTTCGGCTGGAAGTG TTGCTAGTAAGGATTTTGAAGAGCAGAAAGAATTCGACTATAATGAAGAGAAAGGGAAAGGAAAACAAGAAAAGAGAAGTCTTATGAGCAATGACATAGGGGAAGATGATTACCT TTTGGCTGAGTCGAGGCAGCCACTGTGGCGAAAAATACCGATAGCTTCAAGCCTAATCAATCCGTATCGCATAGTCATAGTCACGCGTCTCGTTGTCCTAGTTTTCTTCTTCCACTTCCGCATCACAACACCGGTGCACGATGCATATGCCTTATGGATAATCTCTGTGGTGTGCGAAATATGGCTCTCTTTGTCTTGGATAGTAGACCAATTCCCCAAGTGGTTCCCCATGACTCGCGAAACTTACTTGGAACGCTTGTCCATGAGGCTTGAGCGCGAAGGCAAACCAAACCTTCTAGCTCCAATAGACGTCTTTGTTACCACTGCAGACCCTTTGAAAGAACCACCTATTATTACAGCAAACACAGTTCTATCAATCTTGTCTGTTGATTATCCTGTTAACAAAGTTAGCTGCTATGTCTCTGATGACAGTGCATCTATGCTTCTATTTGATACCTTAACAAAAACTTCTCAGTTTGCAAGAACTTGGGTTCCCTTTTGTAACAAGTACAACATTGAGCCAAGGGCACCTGAGTCTTATTTCTCTCAGAAAGTTGATTACTTGAAAGACAAGGTTCATCCTACTTTCGTAAAGGATCGCAGGGCCATGAAG AGAGAGTATGAAGAATTCAAGGTGAAAATCAATGTACTAGTGGCAAAGGCTCAGAAAAAACCAGAAGAGGGCTGGGTGTTGCAAGATGGTACTCCATGGCCTGGAAATAACACTGACAATCATCCAGGAATGATTCAG GTTTGTCTGGGAAGTTCCGGTGCACTAGACAACAAAGGCAAGGAGCTACCACGACTTGTGTATGTTTCACGCGAGAAATGTTCCGGCTATCAACACCACAGGAAAGCTGGTGCCATGAATGCTCTA CTTCGAGTTTCTGCTGTTCTTAGCAATGCACCTTTTGTGTTGAATCTGGATTGTGATCAATACATCAATAATAGCAAGGCTCTTAGGGAGGCTATGTGTTTCCTAATGGACCCTCTACTTGGAAAGAAGGTCGCTTACGTCCAATTTCCACGAAGGTTTGATGGAATCGACTGCAACGATAGATATGCTAATCACAACACTGTATTCTTTGAT ATCAACATGAAATGCCTTGATGGGATTCAAGGTCCAGTTTATGTTGGTACTGGATGTGTTTTCAACAGGCAGGCATTATACGGCTATAAGCCACTATCTGATAAAAGGCGAAAGACGAGCTTTTGTTGTTGGCCTTTATGCTGCTGCTGTTGTTCTGGTGACTCTCCCTCCGCGTTTGATGGTGAAGAGAGTGATGATGAACTTGAAAACTGTAATGAGCAAGAGGAATCATCCTTCATGTCCCTCAAAATATTTGAGAGAAAGTTCGGAGAGTCACCGGTTTTCATCGCTTCTGCCTTGATGGAAGATGGTGGACTTCCAAAAGGCACGAATACCCAAATACTAATGAAGGAAGCCATTCATGTTATAAGTATTGGCTATGAAGAGAAAACTGAATGGGGCAAAGAG ATAGGGTGGCTTTATGGTTCAGTGACAGAAGATATCTTGACAGGGTTTAACATGCATTGTAGAGGATGGAAATCAGTGTACTGCATGCCTAAGAGAGCAGCTTTTAAAGGATCTGCTCCTATAAACCTATCAGACAGATTACACCAAGTTCTGAAATGGGCTTTGGGTTCTACTCAGATTTTCTTCAGTGGCTATTGTCCATTGTGGTATGGCTATAGTGGAAAACTAAAATGGCTTCAACGGCTGGCCTACATGAATACTATCGTTTATCCGTTCACTTCAATTCCTCTGTTAGTCTACTGCACAATTCCGGCTATCTGTCTTCTCACTGGAAAGTTCATCCTCCCCACT CTGACAAACCTTGCAAGCATTTGGTTAATGGCTCTATTTATCTCTATCATTTTAACTTGTGTGCTCGAGCTCCGTTGGAGTAAGGTTAGCATTCATGACTGGTGGCGCAACGAGCAATTCTGGGTCATTGGAGGTGTTTCTGCACACCTTTTTGCAGTGTTTCAAGGCCTCCTTAAAGTTGCAGGACTAGACGCAAATTTCACTGTGCGAACAAAATCAGCGGACGGCGATGAATTTGGGCAGCTCTATCTCTTCAAGTGGACCACTCTTCTCATCCCACCAACAAGTATTGTAATCTTGAATATGGTGGGAATTGTTGCTGGAGTCTCTGAAGCCATTAACAAAGGTTATGATTCATGGGGACTTTTGTTTGGGAAGGTTTTTTTCTCCTTCTGGGTCATTGTTCACTTGTATCCTTTCCTCAAAGGTCTAATGGGAAGGCAAAACAGAACACCCGTCATAGTAATTCTCTGGGCAACACTTCTAGCATTGATTTTCTCGATGATTTGGGTGCAGATCGATATTTTCTTGCCCAAGCACAAAGGTCCAGTACTCCAACAATGCGGGGTAGAATGCTAA